aaaaataaaaacttgcatCACCTGCATACGAATGAGAACAATGTTGTCTTATTAAATTCGTGATATAATTTAACAAGTAAAATTATTTCAAGTGGTTTAGAACAGCACAGCAGCAACTGTCatacaggaaaaaatatattttcacacAACAGTAGCATAatacttaataaaaataaaaacaactcaaatttgACCTTATTTTGTTGCTGGTGACTGGAAtacttaaattaaattaaatgtttctTGCTGATGCAGTGGATAAAACGCAACTTCCTTTAAATGTGCAAACTAGATTATTTACAATGTCAGAAATGAAAGATGCATCTTCATCCTCAAAGCTCATCATCTCAGTTGAGCACTAAGCAAATTGATTTAATACTCCAGTGTAACCTTGTACAGTCTTCACCTAAATTAATGAATCTCAATGAATTAAcacttcatttattcaaaacacAACGGTTGTCCAATTAAAATTTCATGCCAGTGATTAGCAGTATGTGAAATACACGTGATAGTTAAATTTGCATAATAAAGTGTTTTCTGCTACAATTGaattagtttgtgtgtgtgtgtgcgtgcgtgaaagGTTGTGTGTCATGATATACATCAAGCTCTCAGCTGTGGAGTGACCACTTTTCTGCTTTAAATTATAgaacattaataaattataagGAAAATTATTGAAGAGTGGCGTAAAGAGGAAGCGCATCACAatggaattaatatttttggaaCAATTAGTGATGTTTGCTAAAGTTTCAACACTAAATTCAAACGACTTAAAGTCAATTATTTGCCCCTATCTCAGGTGTTGAGaaaattgaacattttattgcaagatcatttgaatgtattttttttccagtaggtTTTCATCTTGCACAACCAACAGCATCTCTAGGACAAAACAGAACAGACAGTAAGACAGGCAGTGCTAACCTATACAGCAGAAATTTGTCTTACAAGTTACCACTTGAACACtatcactttttttccttttttttttttttttttttttttaaacacacacacgacTTTAAAATCTACACCAAAAAAGCAATCTGACGCTCCAGTTTTTCAAGACATGTAACACTTAAAGATGAAGGcaaccccaaaaaatatttacaatatgcTCTATATGCAGACCTGCTtcacacagcattctgattaatattgtgtttgtagaatatgaattaattAGCTAAATACACTCATTTTTAGCAATCTCAGAAGgtagccattttgacacttggtgTCAACTGAAAACAATATCAGTTTCTCAGGGTTcaaataacgaccaatcacggctcagtttgtgaatgtcacatgaccaaagtcataaaacaagtgagctgtgattggttgttacctgagcaactgtgatgtcattattagttgacagccagtggcaaaatggccgtcccttgAGACGGATACAAAAAATGTGGCATTTGCTGCtgaatttatattccacaaatgcgatATTTATCAGAATGCAATGTTTAGACTAGCGAGGGTATAAAACATTGTTGTAAAGAAAATCTTAAGGTTGACTTCACGTTTAATGGACAAAATCTTGTGTGAGCAACATGTTACCACATGTTTCAGTGCAGAGGACACAGAAGTGTTCGAAAACTTCACATGAGCTTTGAAAGTTTTGTGGGACTGCTTGCATTAAAGGGGCTGTGGGACTTTCTCTTCGTTGGCTGGCCAGTGCTGAGTGTGTGTCTCTCTCTTGATGTGTTCACAGCTTTCCCACAGGGGGAGGAGGTGTCGCGATCCTGCCGCCGGCCCGCTGGACTGACAGAGCCGGAGGGACCGGCCTTCGTCTCTTCCAGAGCATCAAAGAGCAAATCAAACGAGAGCTCTTCGGCATGAGATGTCCCTCCGTGATCCACGCTGCCCTCGTCCACATCTGAGAGCAGGCATGGAGGACATCCTTCTCCAGCGCAGCCTCCGGAAGCCTCCTTGTTATTTAACGTGCCGCAGTGTGCTACGACGCCAGAGCACGCTTGCGGTTCTGCGACTAGAGTGTGGTCCAAGTCGGCGGGAATGGAGGACGCCGGGGAGAGCTGAGAACCACGGCTACTGGAGCTTTCTACGTCCAGCATCATGGAGTCCAACTCGGAGATTTTGTTGAGATAAGCTGCGTCCATGGAGGCCTCGCTGGACTTCTGGAAACTATTAGGCTCGCCGTCAGCCGCGGAATCCGCAGTCAAGCTTTGTTTACTCGGACCAGGAGATGATTGGTCAGTTGATTTTGACAGCTTCCAAGTTGCCCAAAAAACAGGCTTTAGTGGCTCCATGTCGTCGGTATTTGGAGGCAAACATTTGGGGAACAAGTCCCCGCTGCTGAACGGGTGTTCTGTGCCTGGACCGTCATCAAAATCAAGCCTCCTGAGATGAGTCACAGGCTTAAACGCCACTTTCTTCTCACGCAAACCGGGGCTCCTCAGCGTCAGCGAGCGGAAGGCAGAGGAGGGGGTGGAGGGCAACAAGTCCGAGGAGGTGCCATCCAAGTCCTCGTCCTTTTTGGGGAGTCCACAAAGATTTTGGGGAGAGTCCTTGTGATCCACGCACGATATGAACATCGTCTTGGAAAACGTCAGAGCATCTGCCTCAGGATTGCTGCAGATGGAGCCCCGCTCGTTGTCACTCAAGCTTCTCATCATCATGTGGATCCTTTGCTGCTGGCTGAGCGATTCGAAGCCAGGTGTGCTTTTATTGCACGACTCCTGCAACTCCGCACATCTCTTTTCAGACATCCTGACCCGATTCTCCAAATCATCAATGTATTGGTCACTGCGCTCCAGAGCCCTCTTCAAGTGCTCGACGTCTCTCTGGTACTGCTGGATTTTGGCTTCCAAGGCGGCAACGGTATAACGTCCAAACCTGAGGGCGAATCATGTTTTAGAGTTCCTAAAAGACACTTTATTGCACTTtgaaatttcaaatattttaatcATATTTTTGCATTCTGAATGAAGGGATTAATTGATATATTGAACCAACTTAAAGCACAAAGTGAAGACAATTTTACAAGACATTCAACAGTGAGTCAAATCTGGTAAGATAAATTTGCAGGAGCCTGAACCAAAAGCTTGTCATATACTTTCATTCAAATCTTGTGGTTAGTCACCAAATGAATTTCAAATATCACCTCAAAGTCAAATCCATCAATGAGTCGCATGTTTCGGTATGAGCAATATCATGATTCCTGATCGTATCTTTGTTAAAATCGTGTAATGTTGTCCGATATTCAGCGCACCACAACATCTTAACAGACCAGAAAAACAACTTTCAAAAATGTCCTGAACTAGGTATAAATGTGGCAAATATGTTTTGAAGACATTTTACTTTCCACTGAATGTGAATGCCCACTTGTAATTCTTCTGAATGTAGATTTCCATatgttcactcactcactcactcactgcagACAAAAGTAGGGACTAAAACTGTACAGTTGGTCCCACCAGCTTCTGCGAAGACTTTCTATTTCTATGAAACAAGGTTATAATAGTTTTTGGTGTTTTCATTATAATTGTTAGTATAGTAGTCAGTATTAAATAGTTTTCTCAGTGGgctagttattttttattagctttttttctttttctttttcaaatgctttgttttgtttcatatttatcagtttgtgtattttttaaaaatctatttctTGCAtgcaagataaaaacaaaaaaacattacagtaACTGTAcagattttgtaatttttttatctACAACTAAAAAACAAGTACTGTATAAGTCCACAGACTTTGGAGTACAACAAGAGCATAATACTGCTTCTAATCATAATCATCTTTATTGACCAAATATGTAAAAACACATGAGGAGTTTGACTGCGGCAGTCTAAGCTAAAGTTAGACGCATGACAATGCTACCATATAATCTAGGTTGGTCTCGCTTTCCATCGATTGTTTGCCAAGATGCCAACTTATAAAGCGGATTTGTGGCTTGAATtcctgaagaaaacaaaaaagatttttttttttttttaaatataattacagatatttttgttagttttgtaaatgtaaaatgtagtttcagttagttttcgtgttttacagaattttaattttatttaatgtgttttgtttttttcagttttagtttgcTAGTTTTCATTGTCTattctaaaataaccttgctgcaAGATTGCGGGTATGTCTTTAGGATTTTATCATATGTCCGTTTATCCATAACATTTGATGTCAGACGACACTTATATTTGATGAGAAGGCCTGGATAAATTCTAATTAATCTCAAAAGGGAGTTGAGGTCAGGGTTCACAAGTtcttccatatcaaacttatccGACCAGTCATTTATGGTTTGTACTTTGTGCACCTTCCCCAAGCTGTTCCCATAAAATGAAGGCACAGATTCATCAGCCACACACCGAGCAATGCAGCTGAAATTGACCGAacaattgcacacaaaaaaagaaaaaaaaaaaaaaaagcccactgTAACTGCAAAACGTTGATGCCCGTGTTTTCaatcattaaaatgttttgaggttttcttgtttctttaaCTACATATAACATTGTCAAGGAAGAAGCGGTTTGCACTGGCTAACATTTATAACTATGATGATACAAGCAGGCCAATTTTTCCAAATGGCCTTTGCAACGATATTTGCCACCAATTCAAATTTTGAATCACAGCAAAAACAGTGGCCAACAATCAACCATTCATGAAAACTAGTGGCCAACCCCACACAGTGCGCAACAGCTGTGTCTGTTTTGGCGTCATCACTCGGTGTGTGCCGTGCCTAAAATGTTTCTGCAAAATGATTGATTGTGTCTCTGTGCTTATGTTCATAGTGTGTTTCAAGAGTTATTTCTATAACTGGACATGAAAGACTCTTGTTCTATAACAATAATTGTCCTCCAATATGAATTACTTACTTCTGTGGAGATCTACTGACCACCTCAGCTTTCAGTCTCATATTTTCTTGTACCAGGTCAACATTTTGAGATCGCAGTGCTTTATTAGCCTGAGGGTGACACGAGTAACACGAGTAACACATGGTCTCATCTTTGAGTGTCTTTTCATAAACTACTTGATTAAAGGTCAGTAAAAAGGAGTCCGAAGACTATCAAGTACAACATTAAAGGTTGCATACCTCCTTCAGTTTGAGCATGTCCTGTTTGACTTCATCACAAACATTTTGGGCTGTTTGCAGCCTCTTTGCCAATTCCTCCATGAAGACTGGATCCACTTTTTTGTCATCCGCTTGCACAGAGTTAATACTGCAGGGATCCAAAGCCGTCCTCAGTTGCAACTCCaggttttgatttttgtttttcagcgcTTCATTTTCTTTGACAAGACTTTCAATTTCTTCCTGTCAAAGACCAAATGCATTAAATGCACATCTTTACAATTACTGAAAATAACAAATACTGTTTCGATAgagattttctttaaaaaaaaaaaatcaacaaagaaaatgccatttttgcacataaatTAAGATAACTGAGGCCAGTTTGAGTCCCGAGTCTAGCAAATGTGTATCGCAACACAGATTACTCAGATATGAGTGACCCCTATACTTGTAATTTGCAAAACATTTGGTCTTTCCTTCTATTTAAAGATTTCTCAGTGGGACAAATGAAGGTTTGTCGGTGTTCTAGAAAACATTGTCTAATGTCTATATGGCCTGATGGTCAGTTACCTCATACTCTCGCAGAAGGAGCTCCCCCCTTGTTTTCCTGAGACATTTTCTCACAGAGGGGCTCTCAGTGTGATCACTCTCATTTGTACCTCCTGTAACACAACACAATAAGGACAATAACACAGAGATGAGTGGGTAAACTAGCACAATTGTcagataataatttaaatacagtatacaaGAACATTTTCATTTACTGTTACAGAAAAAGCTTAACTTCTATGTAGAGCTGTGCACTATGGCCTGCAGCTTTTATGGTATAAATTGCATCTATTTATGGTTAAGGtatatatcatgatatgaaattTAACGGTTAAAAAATAGGGATAGATCGTTATCGACCAAGACCTGTGCAGATGTttgccattttgacaaatatcggtattaaaagtctgatgtctgTTAGAGATCAATTTGCCTCAGGTAACTCTTTGCATTTTCACTTAACTGTATCAGAGTTGCTACTGACCCTGGTAACTTTCTGCaccttttggttttgtttgaaattaaaacaacgatatgtgaaagtttaacatttcaggtattttgaaaaactttatttactgtagaaaattaaagggagctactttaagttttcatttaactttttaagacaaaCTGATGACTTTGAGAGCTCGCTGAACTTCttagcatttttaaaacaaagatggctattatgtaagatttaaa
Above is a genomic segment from Festucalex cinctus isolate MCC-2025b chromosome 4, RoL_Fcin_1.0, whole genome shotgun sequence containing:
- the LOC144017725 gene encoding ORC ubiquitin ligase 1-like encodes the protein MALSFQTSTLCLTLPISCQICLGKVRQPVICGNHHVFCSSCMEMWLKKASQCPSCRIPITSENPCREIIGGTNESDHTESPSVRKCLRKTRGELLLREYEEEIESLVKENEALKNKNQNLELQLRTALDPCSINSVQADDKKVDPVFMEELAKRLQTAQNVCDEVKQDMLKLKEANKALRSQNVDLVQENMRLKAEVVSRSPQKFGRYTVAALEAKIQQYQRDVEHLKRALERSDQYIDDLENRVRMSEKRCAELQESCNKSTPGFESLSQQQRIHMMMRSLSDNERGSICSNPEADALTFSKTMFISCVDHKDSPQNLCGLPKKDEDLDGTSSDLLPSTPSSAFRSLTLRSPGLREKKVAFKPVTHLRRLDFDDGPGTEHPFSSGDLFPKCLPPNTDDMEPLKPVFWATWKLSKSTDQSSPGPSKQSLTADSAADGEPNSFQKSSEASMDAAYLNKISELDSMMLDVESSSSRGSQLSPASSIPADLDHTLVAEPQACSGVVAHCGTLNNKEASGGCAGEGCPPCLLSDVDEGSVDHGGTSHAEELSFDLLFDALEETKAGPSGSVSPAGRRQDRDTSSPCGKAVNTSRERHTLSTGQPTKRKSHSPFNASSPTKLSKLM